From the Meiothermus sp. Pnk-1 genome, one window contains:
- a CDS encoding DegT/DnrJ/EryC1/StrS aminotransferase family protein, which translates to MSVPFLDLRAAYLELKAELDEAVLRVLDSGWYILGKEVEAFEEEYAAYVGAGHCVGVANGLDALILALRAMGVGPGQEVIVPSNTYIATWLAVSYVGARPVPVEPDEKTYTLDPSRIEAALSERTRAILPVHLYGLPADMDPILEIARRHRLWVLEDGAQAHGARYKGKRIGHHGDAVAWSFYPGKNLGALGDAGAVTTDNPELAERIRVLRNYGSRVKYVNEVQGVNSRLDPIQAAALRVKLKYLDPWNARRQKIAGYYLAALEGTGLTLLHPPEWAEPVWHIFAVLHPERDRLQQHLQQQGIGTLIHYPIPPHLQAAYRELGYGEGAFPLSERIHRQELSLPMGPHLTQAQAERVVEAVRSFALSPREAGFR; encoded by the coding sequence ATGAGCGTACCCTTTTTAGATTTGCGGGCGGCTTACCTCGAGCTCAAAGCCGAACTCGACGAGGCCGTGCTGCGGGTGCTGGATAGCGGCTGGTACATCCTGGGCAAGGAGGTCGAGGCCTTCGAGGAGGAGTACGCCGCCTACGTGGGGGCGGGCCACTGCGTGGGCGTGGCCAACGGCTTGGACGCCCTGATCCTGGCCCTCCGGGCCATGGGGGTCGGCCCCGGCCAGGAGGTGATCGTCCCCTCCAACACCTATATCGCCACCTGGCTGGCGGTCTCCTATGTGGGGGCTAGGCCGGTTCCGGTCGAGCCCGACGAGAAGACCTACACCCTCGACCCATCCCGCATCGAAGCCGCCCTCAGCGAGCGCACCAGGGCGATTCTCCCGGTCCACCTCTACGGCCTCCCCGCCGATATGGACCCCATCCTCGAGATCGCCCGCAGGCATCGGCTGTGGGTGCTCGAGGACGGGGCGCAAGCGCACGGGGCCCGCTACAAGGGAAAACGCATTGGCCATCACGGCGACGCGGTGGCCTGGAGCTTCTACCCCGGCAAAAACCTGGGGGCGTTGGGCGACGCGGGGGCAGTCACCACCGACAACCCCGAGCTGGCCGAGCGGATCCGGGTGCTCAGGAACTACGGCTCGAGGGTCAAGTACGTCAACGAGGTGCAAGGGGTCAATAGCCGCCTGGACCCCATCCAAGCGGCGGCTTTACGGGTCAAGCTCAAGTACCTCGACCCCTGGAACGCCCGCCGCCAGAAGATCGCCGGGTATTACCTCGCGGCCTTGGAGGGCACCGGGCTCACCCTGCTCCACCCGCCCGAGTGGGCCGAGCCCGTCTGGCACATCTTCGCGGTGCTCCACCCCGAACGCGACCGGTTGCAGCAGCACCTCCAGCAACAGGGCATCGGTACCCTGATCCACTACCCCATCCCGCCGCACCTCCAGGCGGCCTACCGCGAACTAGGCTACGGGGAAGGGGCCTTCCCGCTCAGCGAGCGGATCCACCGCCAGGAGCTTTCGCTGCCGATGGGACCCCACCTCACCCAAGCGCAGGCCGAGCGGGTGGTGGAGGCGGTGCGGAGCTTCGCCCTGAGCCCTCGCGAGGCGGGATTTCGCTGA
- a CDS encoding glycosyltransferase, with the protein MQIATTKPAIPRPLVLAVPGLEGNRPQSGVGRVFASLQETWGERVRLVGASLEAPNLPLLRSLPRRVHPSERADWVFLPRTMGATALRDTGGTPSLVVVHDLGLLDMAFSGDRPVDGWSHRVQLAHFRAVRYASRIVVVSEFTRQRLLHHFPRLAQRVAVVPNGVGPAFLGYRRSRQEALERLRREVPEVSGEPLLLYVGSESPRKNLSLLFAVLRVLKEHHPKIQLLKIGAPDHPRFRRETLASLRQARLEPGREVLLLEGLEDELLLDAYRAADALVSTSLYEGFGLPALEALAVGTPVVVTKRASFPEVVGEFGATAEPRVDAFIERLEALLRTPPSEAWREAARAHAARFSWRASAEKYLEIFQGGTRA; encoded by the coding sequence ATGCAGATAGCCACGACCAAGCCGGCCATCCCCCGCCCGCTGGTGCTGGCGGTGCCGGGGCTCGAGGGCAACCGCCCCCAGAGCGGGGTGGGTCGGGTCTTCGCCAGCCTTCAGGAGACCTGGGGCGAGCGGGTGCGCCTGGTGGGGGCCAGCTTAGAGGCTCCGAACCTACCGCTGCTACGCAGCCTGCCCCGCCGAGTACACCCGAGCGAGCGGGCCGACTGGGTCTTTCTACCCCGCACCATGGGGGCCACCGCTTTGCGCGACACCGGGGGGACCCCCAGCTTGGTGGTGGTGCACGACCTGGGCCTCTTGGACATGGCCTTCTCGGGGGATCGCCCGGTGGACGGGTGGAGCCACCGGGTGCAGCTGGCCCACTTCCGCGCGGTACGGTACGCCAGCCGCATCGTGGTGGTCTCCGAGTTCACCCGCCAGAGGCTGCTGCACCACTTCCCCCGGCTGGCCCAGCGGGTGGCGGTGGTCCCCAACGGGGTGGGGCCGGCCTTCCTCGGCTACCGCCGCTCCCGGCAGGAAGCCCTCGAGCGGCTGCGCCGGGAGGTGCCCGAGGTAAGTGGGGAACCCCTGCTTTTGTACGTGGGTTCGGAGAGCCCGCGTAAAAATCTGTCGCTGCTCTTCGCGGTGCTGCGGGTACTCAAAGAGCATCACCCCAAGATCCAGCTGCTCAAGATCGGCGCTCCCGACCATCCCCGCTTCCGCCGGGAGACGCTCGCCTCCCTCCGGCAGGCGCGGCTCGAGCCAGGCCGGGAGGTGCTCTTGCTAGAAGGGCTAGAGGACGAGCTGTTGCTGGATGCCTACCGCGCCGCCGACGCCCTGGTCTCGACCAGCCTCTACGAGGGGTTTGGCCTCCCGGCGCTCGAGGCGCTCGCGGTGGGCACCCCGGTGGTGGTGACCAAGCGGGCCTCCTTTCCCGAGGTGGTGGGAGAGTTCGGAGCCACGGCGGAACCCCGGGTGGATGCCTTCATCGAAAGGCTCGAGGCCCTGCTGCGCACCCCCCCTAGCGAGGCTTGGCGAGAGGCCGCTCGAGCCCACGCCGCCCGCTTTTCCTGGCGAGCCAGCGCCGAGAAATACCTGGAGATTTTTCAAGGAGGTACCCGTGCCTAA
- a CDS encoding FdtA/QdtA family cupin domain-containing protein translates to MSETMDAPKPARLEDIRLIELPKIPDPRGNLTFIEGRRHIPFDIQRVFYLYDVPGGESRGGHALKTTEQFIIAASGSFSVVLDSGTTRQRFVLNRSYYGLYVPPMIWRELEDFSSGAVCLVLASAPYSEADYYREYAEFKQAIRKGAT, encoded by the coding sequence ATGAGTGAAACCATGGATGCTCCCAAACCCGCCCGCCTGGAAGATATCCGGCTGATCGAACTGCCCAAGATCCCCGACCCCAGGGGCAACCTCACCTTTATCGAGGGGCGCCGCCACATCCCCTTTGACATTCAGCGGGTCTTCTACCTTTACGACGTGCCGGGCGGCGAGTCGCGCGGAGGGCACGCCCTCAAGACCACCGAGCAGTTCATCATCGCAGCCTCGGGGAGCTTCTCGGTGGTGCTGGACTCCGGCACCACCCGCCAGCGCTTCGTGCTGAACCGCAGCTACTACGGCCTGTACGTACCCCCCATGATCTGGCGCGAACTCGAGGATTTCTCCTCGGGGGCAGTGTGCCTGGTGCTGGCCTCGGCCCCCTACAGCGAGGCCGACTATTACCGGGAGTACGCCGAGTTCAAGCAGGCCATCCGCAAAGGAGCAACATGA
- a CDS encoding glycosyltransferase family 4 protein: MRIAHVTATFPPYLAGTGNVAYHNARLLHERGHQVTVFTAKTPGGAAPTFPFRVMQLPALFRLGNAPFTPGLLSRLQGFDLIHLHYPYIFGAELAWLASRLYRTPLLFTYHNRLQERTPIKRELFGLYNALVEPLIFLSASRILAVRKEHLLAQHPALGQDARVREAPNGVDTRLYSPGDPLEARRALGVSAQTPVALFVGALDLAHRFKNVDGLIRAFARVRVPAAELWIVGEGGLRAELEGLAGQLGLQERVRFLGRRTPEELPALYRAADVSVLPSSGVESFGLVLLESLACATPVIASALPGVRTLVADGVDGHLVAPGDELALAAALELRLRERQAGRAMGQRGREKAVRLYDWEAIGDQLEQLYREVVGEWSLRFS; this comes from the coding sequence GTGAGAATCGCCCACGTCACCGCGACCTTCCCACCCTATCTGGCCGGGACCGGCAACGTGGCCTATCACAACGCCCGGCTCCTCCACGAGCGGGGGCATCAGGTCACAGTGTTCACCGCTAAGACCCCCGGCGGGGCCGCCCCGACCTTCCCCTTTCGGGTGATGCAGCTCCCCGCCCTGTTCCGGCTAGGGAACGCCCCCTTCACACCGGGGTTGCTATCGCGGCTGCAAGGCTTCGACCTGATCCACCTGCACTATCCCTATATCTTCGGCGCCGAGCTGGCCTGGCTGGCCTCCCGGCTCTACCGCACCCCTCTCCTCTTCACCTACCACAACCGCTTGCAGGAGCGCACCCCGATCAAGCGAGAGCTCTTCGGGCTCTACAACGCGCTCGTCGAACCGCTGATCTTCCTGAGCGCGAGCCGCATCCTGGCCGTGCGCAAAGAACACCTGCTGGCTCAGCATCCGGCCCTGGGCCAAGACGCGCGGGTGCGGGAAGCCCCCAACGGGGTGGACACCCGGCTCTATAGCCCCGGCGATCCGCTCGAGGCCCGCCGGGCGCTGGGCGTTTCGGCACAGACCCCGGTGGCCCTCTTCGTAGGGGCGCTCGACCTAGCCCATCGCTTCAAGAATGTGGACGGCCTGATCCGGGCCTTCGCCCGGGTGAGGGTTCCTGCCGCCGAACTCTGGATCGTCGGGGAGGGTGGGTTGCGGGCGGAGCTCGAGGGTCTGGCGGGGCAGCTCGGCCTGCAAGAGCGGGTGCGCTTCCTGGGTAGGCGCACACCCGAAGAGCTCCCCGCCCTCTACCGCGCCGCCGACGTGAGCGTCCTGCCCTCGAGCGGGGTGGAGTCGTTTGGCCTGGTGCTCCTCGAATCGCTGGCCTGCGCCACCCCGGTGATCGCCTCGGCCTTGCCGGGGGTGCGGACCTTGGTCGCGGACGGGGTGGACGGGCACCTGGTCGCTCCGGGGGACGAACTGGCCCTGGCGGCGGCCCTCGAACTCCGCCTCCGCGAGCGCCAAGCAGGGCGAGCGATGGGCCAGAGGGGCCGCGAGAAGGCGGTGCGGTTATACGACTGGGAAGCGATCGGCGACCAACTAGAACAGCTATACCGCGAGGTGGTGGGCGAATGGAGCTTGAGGTTCAGCTAA
- a CDS encoding glycosyltransferase family 2 protein, producing the protein MLPDKLSHTALKAEKPVILALIPAYNEERFIASVVLETKKYATHVIVVDDGSSDRTAELALAAGAQVVGQPKNMGKAQALNAGFRAARLLNPDVVVCLDGDAQHDPADIPEVARPILEGQADVVIGSRFLDRKSKIPGWRIVGQHTLTLVTNLASGLKTTDSQSGFRAFSPLALKALRFHTAGLSVESEMQFTIQQAGLRVAEVPISVSYMDGNKRNPVVQALQILDAILSLVARRRPLLFFGLPGLFCAGLGMLVGLRVVQTVSAGGEVPLGSAVLADLLLVGGLILGLAGVMLHSIHHLVTQVRRDVREVIEVALQQGQARPLETQEIPSTKQEQLA; encoded by the coding sequence ATGCTACCGGATAAGCTCTCCCACACTGCACTCAAAGCGGAAAAGCCCGTGATCCTGGCGCTTATTCCCGCCTATAACGAGGAACGGTTCATCGCCAGTGTGGTGCTCGAGACCAAGAAATACGCCACCCACGTAATCGTAGTGGACGATGGCTCCAGCGACCGCACCGCCGAATTGGCGCTGGCCGCCGGGGCGCAGGTGGTGGGACAGCCTAAGAATATGGGCAAAGCCCAGGCCCTAAACGCGGGCTTTCGTGCGGCCCGGCTATTGAACCCGGATGTGGTGGTCTGCCTGGACGGCGACGCCCAACACGATCCGGCAGACATCCCTGAAGTAGCCAGGCCGATCCTCGAGGGGCAGGCCGATGTGGTCATCGGTTCACGCTTCCTGGACCGCAAGAGCAAGATTCCCGGCTGGCGGATCGTCGGACAACACACCCTGACCCTGGTCACCAACCTTGCCTCAGGCCTCAAGACCACCGACAGCCAGTCGGGGTTCCGGGCTTTCTCGCCCCTAGCCCTCAAGGCCCTGCGCTTCCACACCGCGGGACTTTCGGTGGAGTCGGAGATGCAGTTCACCATCCAGCAAGCCGGGCTGCGGGTTGCCGAAGTACCGATCTCGGTCTCTTATATGGACGGCAACAAGCGTAACCCGGTGGTCCAAGCCCTGCAAATTCTCGATGCCATCCTCAGCCTGGTAGCCCGGCGGCGGCCCCTGCTGTTCTTCGGGCTTCCGGGTTTGTTCTGTGCCGGCTTGGGCATGCTGGTGGGGCTGCGGGTGGTACAGACCGTGAGCGCGGGGGGCGAAGTCCCGCTAGGCAGCGCGGTGCTGGCCGACCTTTTATTGGTGGGCGGGCTGATCCTGGGCCTGGCTGGGGTGATGCTCCACTCTATTCACCACCTCGTCACCCAGGTGCGGCGGGACGTGCGTGAGGTGATCGAAGTGGCGCTTCAGCAGGGCCAAGCCAGGCCGCTGGAAACCCAGGAAATCCCTTCGACCAAGCAGGAACAGCTCGCCTAG
- a CDS encoding glycosyltransferase, giving the protein MLTMSPANPLSQPRKPRYVMVSSEVRRDLEQPLEHFQRLEVHHLYNRAPWNDLRPEDFGPRSRRFGSPLSLFVELCRLKPDIVQGPEPFSALMFPYLCAVFLYLLLNPRTKLVTASLEAIPLEKKYPFFLVWPFRVVLPLWFRRAAIIFYLEGGAKANLEKYGAPKEKLVHHLYGSWGVDQREFRPEGPRVTYPKPWPVILNVGRMVPLKGAHILIEAYKKLRDQGLEAILALVGDGPERVKLEAQAQATGYGEDIFFHGTVKHADLADYLRGADIFVMPSISGKIWTQQLSSATWHAMACGLPVVVSDIGRMAEFTPPEAGFLVPERDPEALAEALAKLLRDPGLLRRMSEGALGYARQRFNDAQNIHRVEELILERSGWNRQRGGYE; this is encoded by the coding sequence ATGTTGACCATGAGCCCCGCCAACCCCCTATCCCAGCCCCGTAAACCCCGCTACGTGATGGTCTCGAGCGAGGTGCGGCGCGACCTCGAGCAACCCCTCGAGCACTTTCAGCGGCTCGAGGTTCACCACCTCTACAACCGCGCCCCTTGGAACGACCTGCGCCCGGAGGATTTCGGCCCCCGCTCGCGCCGCTTCGGCTCCCCGCTCTCGCTGTTTGTAGAGCTATGCCGCCTCAAGCCCGATATCGTCCAGGGTCCCGAACCCTTCAGCGCGCTGATGTTCCCCTACCTCTGCGCGGTGTTCTTGTACCTCCTCCTGAACCCCCGGACCAAACTGGTCACGGCTAGCCTCGAGGCCATCCCGCTGGAGAAGAAGTACCCCTTTTTCCTGGTCTGGCCTTTTCGCGTGGTGCTTCCTCTTTGGTTCCGCCGGGCGGCGATCATCTTTTACCTAGAAGGGGGAGCCAAGGCCAACCTGGAGAAGTACGGCGCTCCCAAGGAGAAGCTGGTGCATCACCTCTATGGCTCGTGGGGGGTGGACCAGCGGGAGTTCAGACCGGAGGGGCCCCGGGTCACCTACCCCAAGCCCTGGCCGGTGATCCTCAACGTGGGCCGGATGGTCCCCCTGAAGGGGGCGCACATCCTGATCGAAGCCTACAAGAAGCTGCGTGACCAGGGGCTCGAGGCCATCCTAGCCCTGGTGGGCGACGGCCCCGAACGGGTCAAGCTAGAGGCCCAAGCCCAAGCGACCGGCTACGGCGAGGACATCTTCTTCCACGGCACCGTCAAGCACGCCGATCTGGCCGATTACTTGCGGGGGGCCGATATCTTCGTGATGCCCAGCATCAGCGGCAAGATCTGGACCCAGCAGCTCTCCTCGGCTACCTGGCACGCCATGGCCTGCGGGCTGCCGGTGGTGGTCAGCGACATCGGGCGGATGGCCGAGTTCACCCCGCCGGAGGCGGGCTTCTTGGTACCCGAGCGCGATCCGGAGGCCCTGGCCGAAGCCTTGGCCAAGTTGCTGCGCGACCCCGGTCTGCTCCGCCGGATGAGCGAAGGAGCCCTCGGTTACGCCCGCCAACGCTTCAACGACGCCCAGAACATCCACCGCGTCGAGGAGCTGATCCTGGAAAGAAGCGGGTGGAACCGCCAAAGAGGTGGCTATGAGTGA
- the rpsG gene encoding 30S ribosomal protein S7, translating to MSRRRQAEVRPLSPDLVYGDVVVSAFINRIMREGKKNLAARIFYDACKIIQDKSGQEPLKVFRQAVDNVRPRVEVRSRRVGGANYQVPVEVSPRRQQTLALRWIANAAEGRSERGAAARLAAELLEAAEGKGGAVKKKEDVERMAEANRAYAHYRW from the coding sequence ATGTCGCGCAGAAGACAAGCAGAAGTGCGCCCCCTGAGCCCCGACTTGGTGTACGGGGACGTGGTGGTTTCGGCCTTTATCAACCGCATCATGCGCGAGGGTAAAAAGAACTTGGCGGCCCGCATCTTTTACGACGCCTGCAAGATCATTCAGGACAAGAGCGGCCAGGAGCCCCTCAAGGTCTTCCGTCAGGCCGTGGATAATGTGCGCCCTCGAGTCGAGGTGCGCAGCCGCCGGGTGGGCGGGGCCAACTACCAAGTACCGGTAGAGGTCTCCCCTCGCCGTCAGCAGACCCTGGCCCTTCGCTGGATCGCCAATGCGGCTGAGGGGCGCTCCGAGCGTGGAGCGGCGGCCCGCCTCGCCGCCGAGCTGCTCGAGGCCGCCGAAGGTAAAGGCGGAGCGGTGAAGAAGAAAGAAGATGTGGAGCGTATGGCCGAAGCCAACCGAGCTTACGCCCATTACCGGTGGTAA
- a CDS encoding glycosyltransferase family 2 protein, translating into MQTATIAPQTPTLPPFTALVAAWNEGENLEAHIRSFRALRWPGAQLVLCAGGEDGTYQRALALADEDVAVLEQKPGMGKQRALREALKHARHDLIFLTDADCLYDRPSLEALLKPLAEGRYQAATGGSRPLPRQAGSALAEYQGARDLRYFDQMGPEADGLLGRNAALTREALRQAGDLSEDVATGTDYHLAKKLREAGIKIAYVKESRVESEYPDTPASYLSRQRRWIKNLAVHDPRKNRPALFKSAALAALSLLGPLGLMFNLNGFTALLCAPFLLALASRYRDLIYAAKAGGAFDLKTYLAVPYFALLDQIAVLGALWDLQTPQRRTRW; encoded by the coding sequence ATGCAAACCGCAACGATCGCCCCCCAAACCCCCACCCTCCCCCCCTTCACGGCGTTGGTAGCGGCCTGGAACGAAGGGGAAAACCTCGAGGCCCATATACGCTCTTTCCGGGCCTTGCGCTGGCCGGGGGCGCAGCTCGTGCTGTGCGCGGGGGGGGAGGACGGAACCTACCAGCGGGCCTTGGCGCTGGCGGACGAGGACGTGGCGGTGCTCGAGCAAAAGCCGGGCATGGGCAAGCAACGGGCCTTGCGCGAGGCCCTGAAGCACGCCCGCCACGACCTGATCTTCCTCACCGACGCGGACTGCCTCTACGACCGGCCTAGCCTCGAGGCCCTGCTAAAGCCCCTGGCCGAGGGCCGTTACCAGGCCGCTACCGGGGGCTCGAGGCCCCTCCCCCGGCAGGCCGGAAGCGCGCTGGCGGAGTACCAAGGCGCCCGCGACCTCCGCTACTTCGACCAGATGGGACCCGAGGCCGATGGCTTGCTGGGCCGCAACGCCGCCCTCACCCGCGAGGCCTTGCGCCAGGCCGGGGACTTATCCGAGGACGTGGCCACCGGCACCGATTACCACCTGGCCAAGAAGCTGCGCGAGGCCGGGATCAAGATCGCCTATGTCAAGGAGAGCCGGGTGGAAAGCGAATACCCGGACACCCCCGCCAGCTACCTGAGCCGCCAGCGGCGCTGGATCAAAAACCTGGCGGTGCACGACCCCCGGAAAAACCGTCCTGCCCTGTTCAAAAGCGCAGCCCTGGCGGCGCTTTCCCTCCTGGGGCCGCTGGGCCTGATGTTCAATCTGAACGGCTTTACCGCGCTTTTGTGCGCCCCTTTCCTGCTAGCCCTGGCCTCGCGCTACCGCGACCTGATCTATGCGGCGAAGGCGGGAGGGGCGTTCGACCTGAAGACCTATCTGGCCGTGCCCTACTTCGCCCTCCTGGATCAGATCGCGGTGCTGGGGGCTTTGTGGGATCTGCAAACCCCCCAGCGGCGCACGCGCTGGTAG
- the rpsL gene encoding 30S ribosomal protein S12: protein MPTINQLLRKGRAPVIKKSKVPALKGSPFRRGVCTVVRTVTPKKPNSALRKVAKVRLSSQYEVTAYIPGEGHNLQEHSVVLIRGGRVKDLPGVRYHIVRGVFDTQGVKDRKKSRSKYGAKKPKGDAKAAAGKKK, encoded by the coding sequence CTGCCAACGATCAACCAACTGCTACGCAAAGGTCGTGCTCCGGTCATCAAGAAGAGCAAAGTACCTGCTTTGAAGGGTAGTCCCTTCCGTCGGGGGGTATGCACGGTAGTACGCACCGTGACTCCCAAGAAGCCCAACTCGGCCTTGCGTAAGGTGGCCAAGGTGCGGCTCTCGAGCCAGTACGAGGTGACCGCTTACATCCCCGGCGAGGGGCACAACCTTCAGGAACACAGCGTGGTGCTGATCCGGGGCGGGCGTGTGAAGGACCTGCCCGGGGTGCGCTACCACATCGTGCGCGGGGTCTTCGATACCCAGGGCGTCAAAGACCGCAAGAAGAGCCGCAGCAAGTACGGAGCCAAGAAGCCCAAGGGCGACGCCAAAGCCGCTGCGGGCAAGAAGAAGTAG
- a CDS encoding glycosyltransferase family 2 protein, giving the protein MTKPLPPELSVILVSYGSRADLERLLPTLFAQGLEAEVLVVDNRPGDGTADWLRMTYPHVRVISRSDNPGYAGGNNAGIAEAQGRYVMVLNPDTELHPGALRVLLEAIRAHPQALIGAKLLNPDGTVNAAGNQMHYSGITTCRGLYAPAERYRGLEPVPLLSGAALVASKETWAELGGFDEDYWMYLEDTDLSLRARLRGHPLFSANEALITHHYRLGMHPRKFYYLERNRLFTLFKVYEGRTLQRMAPALLLTELATWGFALLRGPAYLAARWRGYAWLYRHRDRIRQKRAEVQRARVIPDAALLEGTLAQLPFEQLTSPKLAGILDRLTRPLYTLLRPRLERSGRGRLA; this is encoded by the coding sequence ATGACTAAACCCCTCCCACCCGAGCTGAGCGTAATCTTGGTCTCCTACGGCAGCCGCGCGGACCTCGAGCGCCTCCTTCCCACCCTCTTTGCCCAGGGGTTGGAGGCGGAGGTGCTGGTGGTGGACAACCGCCCCGGCGACGGAACCGCCGACTGGCTGCGGATGACCTACCCCCACGTCCGGGTCATCTCCCGCTCCGACAACCCCGGCTACGCAGGGGGCAACAACGCCGGGATCGCTGAGGCCCAAGGCCGCTACGTTATGGTCTTGAACCCCGATACCGAGTTACACCCCGGAGCCCTCAGGGTCCTGCTCGAGGCCATCCGCGCTCACCCCCAAGCCCTTATCGGGGCCAAGCTGCTGAACCCAGACGGCACGGTGAACGCCGCCGGCAACCAGATGCACTACTCGGGCATCACCACCTGCCGGGGTCTGTACGCCCCCGCCGAGCGCTACCGGGGACTCGAGCCGGTTCCTCTTCTCTCCGGCGCGGCCCTCGTCGCCAGCAAGGAAACCTGGGCCGAGCTGGGAGGCTTCGATGAGGATTACTGGATGTACCTCGAGGACACCGACCTCTCGTTGCGGGCCCGGCTGCGCGGGCATCCTCTGTTCTCGGCCAACGAGGCCCTCATCACCCACCACTACCGGCTGGGGATGCACCCCCGGAAGTTCTACTATCTCGAGCGCAACCGCCTCTTCACCCTCTTCAAGGTTTACGAGGGGCGCACCCTGCAGCGGATGGCCCCAGCCCTTCTCCTCACCGAGCTGGCCACCTGGGGCTTCGCCCTCCTGAGAGGCCCGGCCTACCTGGCGGCCCGCTGGCGGGGCTATGCCTGGCTCTACCGCCACCGAGACCGCATCCGGCAAAAGCGGGCCGAGGTGCAGAGGGCTCGGGTGATCCCCGACGCGGCCCTGCTCGAGGGGACGCTCGCCCAGTTGCCCTTCGAGCAGCTCACCAGCCCCAAGCTGGCCGGAATCCTGGACCGCCTGACCCGCCCGCTCTACACCCTCTTGCGCCCCCGGCTGGAGAGGTCGGGGCGGGGGAGGCTAGCGTGA